CTGTTAATCTTTATGTTCTTTCCATTGCATTATCACAAACGCAATCTAAATATGCggctcatttttttctgttgttatttctcATGTTGAGTCCTTCTAACGATCCCTTCCTCCAgatacattcatttttttcttcattatcctcGCCAATCATCACCCATTTAATATATATTCCCTAACTATGtggggatcttcactgtatggtttttttctttttataccatgtgggcttttcacgggaatttctgggctaaaggggatactttttgtggtacctcctatctcaaagcccacccgctaggaaaccgttacccccgagtgaggaagcccaacctacactcggaccgtggacaagattcgaacccgtgcacttggagatccctcggcccccaaagcacgcatggttccactgtaccacggcggccctttgTAAGATTATCTCGTATGGCCGGATTTATAACGCACATGGGATAGTCTCCAATGCAATAGATGTCTAGGAATCCACAGTTCAGAGTCTTGGCGGATTACCGACCATTCTGAAAGTAAACTCCATAAATCGTCAAGGCGATGGAAGATGAAGATTTAGTTTTCAGTCTCGTAACTGACAATGAACACCCAATTAAAATTCCATCTGTAGACCCTAATacctgctatctctctctctctctctccaattattTCACTGTATCAGTAAATACAGGGCGTCGTCTTGTATACAGTCTGTCACGTCTCTCAGTGTCgtgatgcatggaagaggttcGGCGTGGCAGCattggtggtgcagcagcagttagGTGTGTCTATGTAGATTCTTGTAATATAGCAGTGACAAGTGTTTCAGCGCGGTGCGTTTGGGCGGCTATTTGTTGTTTGTAATCAGATGTCTGTTACAATTATTCCGGTACAAAGCTTACTACAATTACAGATGATTACTTAACACAGTCTGTTTTTCCCTCGCGTCGGCCAGCGGGCAGCCATCGTGGGCATGGCTACGGGCAGCAGCACTGTGTTCCAGGGCGCCGTCACCATGGGCGTGGACACCTCCAGCACACCCGCTGCTGTTGTGGGCGCCGTCCTCATAGTGGTAGGCGGTGGGTACCAGGTTCCTCAGCGCTCTCTGCCGCCATGGGCTGCCATCTtgattttattgtcattattattattattattattatcataactactattattattattatcattaatattattttttattattatcgttgttattgttattattattgttacacattttttttacatacaaatgaatgttatgagagagagagagagagagagagagagagagagagagagagagagagagagagagagagagagaggagcaggttGATATCATTTGGAAGCAGAGCACGGGGAAGTTAAAGGTGTAAATATCTGGAATTTTGCAGCGATGCATTGTCCTGGAAGACACGGTGATGACACGTGGTTTCCGCTCAAAAGTATTTCCATTTTGATTACTGCAATCTTTGCTATACAATCTATTCTGAGTGTGTGCTACTAAATTATATTCGATCCAATTACCAATTAATGAATAGCACTTGAATAAATGTGAGCCACGTGATACAAATACCTGCGAGGAGCTTTTACTGAACTTTGTATATCTGAAGTGTGTTGTATAGCGTATGTGAGATGGTCGCCAACATGAACTTGCATTTACCATCCATCTACCATCTGCCTATCCTTAGTGACCTGCCTATTTTCATGCTATCTGCAAATCTACTATCATCGCTAACCATTGATTTTATTATCTTAATCCTTAATGCATATGAAGAATAATAGTGATCCTGAAACTTATCCTGTGCTGCCACGCTAATTACTTGTCCTCATTCGGGTTTGTAGCCATTACTTGTAACTGTTACGTGTTGCTTAACCACGAGCTGATCCAACCTTAACTGGGACTTACCATTTGTCGATGCAGAAATTTCGCCCTCTTTTGATGCTAGTTTGTTCTCTCAGTGACATACAGTTGGATTTAGCATGTTTTCAACAACAGCGTTGACAACTTCTTGAAATAGGAACGACTGTAGCTTGTTTCTCAGTGTATCGCCTTGCACCATTTCCCCAGGCAGGCCTGACGCAATTTCTtcttgcagtggtggtgacagcggtGTCAGCGGCAGGGTACCGAAAATACACTGCCTATCGTGCCCGTCAGGTGGACGCAGTGATGGCCCGTGCCCGGCGTCTGGCTCGCGGAGAGGGCGGCGCCCCTGCCTTGCTTGACCTTGGCTCAGGAGGCGAGTTGCTGCGTGTGATGGCCCCATGTGATTTGCTGACTTGTGGCGCTCTTGTCAACGGAGCCAGCAGCTGCAGGGAGATGGCCGCGCCTCCGTCCAGGAAGGGGAGCGTGGACATCCTGGCCGTGGCCAAGGCAGCTGCTCGTCGCGGCAGCGCAGACAACCTAAGTGTGCAGGTGACCGATGCCAGCTTTGGCCCCAACGTCCGCCGAGGCGGTGATGCACCGCCTGGAAACAGGCGGCAAGGAGGCAGCACCGGTAACTTGCTGGACGATGGCAGCACACCTCCCACTATTGAACTGTGTCCCGGCATGGTGGTTGTGCCTGTGTATCTGGAGGAGTGGAGTAGCACTGTAGAGGTGTACATGCCAGACGAGCATGAGGCGCCGCCTTGGCTTTATTCAGATATGCTGCTGCTTTTCTGGCTGGCAGTGCTCTTGGCGAGTCTGGGCCACATGATGCTTAACGCCGCATTCATCGTGCTGGGCGCAGCCTTTCACACCCGGCCCAGCCTCACGGTGGACGTGCTGTGCGGAGTGCTGGGCAGCGTGGGAGGTAAGGGATTCCACTTACTGGTGGAGTCATTGCTAATCTAATCACTGTTATTTTCGTCTTACATTCACAGTTGTACTTGTATTTGCCGCTCAACTTTGTAACTCTGAGaaatctggtgtgtgtgtgtgtgtgtgtgtaattcatctcggtcgcctgctggtcacccagccagtcttccccattacggagcgagctcagagctcatagaccgatcttcgggtaggactgaaaccacatcaacacacaacacacaccgggaaagcgaggccacaacccctcgagttacatcccgtacctatttactgctagatgaacaggggccacacattaagaggcttgcccatttgcctcgccgcttaccgggactcgaacccgggcctctcaaatgtgagtcgagcgtgctgaccactacactacgcggtgtgtgtgtgtgtgtgtgtgtgtgtgtgtttcactgtttgatctgctgcagtctctgacgagacagccagacgttaccctacggaacgagctcagagctcattatttccgatcttcggataggcctgagaccaggcacacaccacacaccgggacaacaaggtcacaactcctcgatttacatcccgtacctactcactactaggtgaacaggggctacacgtgaaaggagacacacccaaatatctccacccggccgggtaatcgaaccccggtcctctggcttgtgaagccagttctctaaccactgagctaccgggtgtgtgtgtgtgtgtgtgtgtgtgtgtgtgtgtgtgtgtgtgtgtgtgtgtgtacacaagCGTTGGTCACTGATGCATGATTATCGTCTGTGGCAGAAAGAGCGTttgaaaggtaaaaggaagaactctatatatttcattatatgtttaATCTTTTAGCAATATCACTGAGCTACATCATTCTATCATCTGAGAGTGGACATGAGTATTAATACGTGACCTTACCGGCAGGTCTGTGCGTGGTGGGTGCCGGGGGCGCTGCTCGCCGCTGTCACATCATATACCAGAACTACCTCCGTCAGGACGCTGCCTCATCGCTGGACGACACGTCGTTGTTCAAGCGCCCTGCCCTGTGGCAACTCCTATGAGAATAGGATTTGCTTAACTCACATGATGTACTATGTATTTGTTTACTCCACGTCCCGCTCCACTTGTACAACAAAtcgtaagataaaaaaataagaaaaaaaaaaaaccccaaccCATTTCACATATTTGGGAGAATAATTTAGAAGCCAACATTGACAGTATTATCATGAACCAAGGTTCCTGCTGCATTGCGTTACACTAGGCTAGTACGTATCTCTTGGCGATGCGCCTCTTGGCTTAGCTTGACAGGATTCAAGTTAAACAATCGCAATAATTTTCTTAATAATGtcacaagaaaaatagatattgTACGGAAACGTGTAATAAATCATAATTAGAGCGAAGACACGGCGGGTTCATTAGGGACACCAACGTGCTTAACAAGACCAAACAGACCAGGGACTGAAATAGCCGTGACTGGAGAACCTCGGCATCACGGGGAGCTTTTCTGGAGTCTAGACTCCTCGGCACGGGTCCACATTGATCAGCGCCTGGCACccttccaagtgtgtgtgtgtgtgtgtgtgtgtgtgtgtgtgtgtgtgtgtgtgtgcgcacgcgcgcccattattgttgttgttgttattattattattattattattattgttattatcattatcatcatcatattaataatcatcatcaatattgttgttgttctttttatcactattgttatatgatgctaataataataataataataataataataataataataataataataatgaatattatcattattggtgtaataatttcattattattattattattattattattattattagcatcaccatcaccattatcatcatcgaaTTATAATATTCATTAGGGCGTGGCCAAGGCAAGTTGCTGCtgtaatttatttactttgtgCACTTCTTTCTTGTGACAATATAAAAAGCAAGAACTGTCTGTCAGCCAGAAAACAATAACATGCTtatttacctgagagagagagagagagagagagagagagagagagagagagagagagagagagagagagagagagagagagagagagagagagagagagagagagtgagtgagtgagtgagtgtgtgtgtgtgtgtgtgtgtgtgtgtgtgtgtgtgtgtgtgtgtgtgtgtgtgtgtgtgtgtgtgtgtgtgtgtgtgtgtgtgtgtgtgtgtgtgtgtgtgagcgttgaGCAAGCAAGGTGCCAGGTGACTGAAGTCCTGACAGCTGTGCGGTGCCGTGCCGGGCTGAGCTGGTGTTTGGTCCATGAGCGCCAACAACTCACCTCAAGTTCTCAGTATTCCTGAACTCGCCTTCGAGAGCAGCTCTTGCCGGCAATGTATTGCCACTTTCCTGATTTTGTAGCTATGATGAGTAGCGTGATAGGACAGGTATGGAATACTGAGTAAAAGATCGTCTCCCTTATTTAGTAGACAACCTGTCTAGCAGGACAGGTATGCATTACTGAATGCAATATTCTCCCCTAATTTAGCAAACGCCACGCCTAGCAATAAGTAAATATGACTACCGAGCAGAGACGCAGCACATATCAGAGGAGCAACACCCCGCCCTCGCACGTCTTCCTAATAACACACCGGCTGCCCGCCAGGGGGCGCCTCGCTACTTTGGGATATTTGTGGGTGAAAGTAGTAATCAGTATTAATTACTTTGTTAGTATCTCTGTTTTAGTAGATAAGGATTGACCAGTTTTCAGATAAGTCTCTGGTAACGCAGCTCAAAGCGAACTCAAACGAATGATAACCTGAAATCTCTAGCATTTCTTGTAAATGGTTTTGAAAAGATATGTtaatagaaagaagaatttAGTTCAAATATCAGTACAGAAGTaagtatatctatctatccatgtgcctctgcacacacacacacacacacacacacacacacacacacacacacacacacacacacgtatataaatatacatataatacaAATGCAGAGACAAATGGATAGATACACCCGCACCCCACACCCAacacccacaaccacacccacacccacacacagacacacacatgtggTGAATGGTTCCAGTGCATGAGGAAATGTGTACTGCTGCATGGATTAGCTCAGCCTGGTTTTGCTGAGTGCTGGTGGCTTgtatccatctttccttttgaGAGTTTGTTCCGATTGCAGTTTCCGATACGATACAGTACGCAACTGGAAGCGAGTTATTGCTGTGAGGAAGTTTGAAACATTAGTGTGATTCCCTGAAGGCGAAATAAAGCGTCATCATTGTAGGTAGGCTTACCCAAGTATTGTGGGATCAAAATATATTCATGCCAGTGAAACAATGTGTACCCTAGTGTACATGCTtgcattcttctcttctgtgAGGAAAATGGTTATTTCTTCATTAGGTACGGAAATGTACAACATAGCAAATTAAACAGTCTAAATTTCAgcttgtatattctctctctctctctctctctctctctctctctctctctctctctctctctctctctctctctctctctgcaacacagTACTGTTTTGATATAATGAGTAAGTTTACAACAGACTTTCTTAAACAAGTAGTCTAGCAGCTAGTAAA
The window above is part of the Portunus trituberculatus isolate SZX2019 chromosome 31, ASM1759143v1, whole genome shotgun sequence genome. Proteins encoded here:
- the LOC123511184 gene encoding uncharacterized protein LOC123511184, with product MRGNPISALSNGNLQDLRLQGQDEAMEETRTDPPAEVTDVLIKRGFKRAAIVGMATGSSTVFQGAVTMGVDTSSTPAAVVGAVLIVVGVVVTAVSAAGYRKYTAYRARQVDAVMARARRLARGEGGAPALLDLGSGGELLRVMAPCDLLTCGALVNGASSCREMAAPPSRKGSVDILAVAKAAARRGSADNLSVQVTDASFGPNVRRGGDAPPGNRRQGGSTGNLLDDGSTPPTIELCPGMVVVPVYLEEWSSTVEVYMPDEHEAPPWLYSDMLLLFWLAVLLASLGHMMLNAAFIVLGAAFHTRPSLTVDVLCGVLGSVGGLCVVGAGGAARRCHIIYQNYLRQDAASSLDDTSLFKRPALWQLL